The following nucleotide sequence is from Bremerella alba.
ATCGAGCCGGTCGTCAAGCCACTGGGTTGGGACTGGAAGATCGGCAGCGCCGCGATCGCTTCGTTCCCAGCTCGCGAGGTAATCATCAGCACGATGGGCGTTCTCTATAACCTGGGTGGTGACGAAGACGAAGAGTCCGCTCCGCTTCGCGATACCATCAAAGGTGCCAAATGGGAAGGGACCGACCGCAACGTATTCAACGTGCCGGTTGCCTTGTCGATCATGGTCTTCTTCGCTTTATGTGCCCAATGCGCCGCCACGTTGGCCGTGATCAAACGAGAAACCAACAGCTGGGGATGGCCCATCTTCACCTTCGTCTACATGACCGTTCTAGCATACGTAGGAGCCCTGATAACCTACCAGGTATCCGCAGCGATAATGTTGGGATAGATACAGTGTGAAGTTTTCAGTGTTCAGTTAAGACGGTGTTCTTGTCTTACTGAAAACTGAACACTTCAAACTTCACACTCTCCCAAATTTGACTTTCCCTGCCCTTTGGTAACGATTGAATCAAGGAGTTTTCCATGTGGCAGAACTTAATTGTCTTGGTCGTAGTTGCTTCGGCTGCTGGTTACATTGGCTGGACCGTCATTCGAGGGATTCAGGGCGCAGCCGGTTCGTGTGGCGGGGGCTGCGGTTCTGGGTGTGGTTCCAAGTCTCAACCAGACAACCTCATTCAACTGACGTCGGCCACGTCCCCTGACGACGAGGCGTCAACTTCCCCCGAAGAGCCATCTGCGGTAAGCTCGTCTCGGTCGCAGTGACGATCGAGGCAATTGCTTTCCCGCATTGAAAGGACAACTCCCATGGCTCCGCCGATCGCTTATTGGGAAGGAACTTGGATTCCACGCAATGAGCTGACTATTCCCTTGAACGATGCTGGGTTTCAGCTGGGAACGACCATCGCAGAGCAGTGCCGAACTTTTAACGGCAAGGTCTTTCGACTGGATCAGCACCTCGATCGACTCTGGAAGAGCCTAGAGATTCTTGATGTCCAGTCGCCCGAATCGCGTGAATCGCTCACCGATGTGATCCATCAGATCATCGAGCACAATTACCCCTTGCTGCCTGCCGGCTCGGACTTGGGCGTTACCATCTTCATCACGCCTGGTTCGATGGATCAGGCCTATCGCTCTCATAAAACAGGTCGCCTGGGCGTTCATACCCAGATGGTTGCGTTCGATACGTTCGCCAGTTTGTACGAAGTTGGCCAGCCGCTGGTCGTTCCCAAAACACGCCAGACGCCGGTCGACTGCTGGCCGCGTGAATTGAAAGTCCGCTCGCGTGTGCACTATTACCTGGCCGACCTGGAAGCCAAACGCGAAGACCCAGCCGCCAGGGCCGTGCTGTTAGACCACGAAGGCTACGTGATGGAAGCCACCACGGCCAACATCGCAAAGTATCACCCCGACACCGGCCTCGAGCTTCCGCCGGCTGACCTGGTGTTACCAGGCATCAGCATTGCGACCCTCGAAAAGCTGGCCGACGAGTTGGCCATTCCTGTAACGCACCGGCAGCTCACGCCGGAAGATTTCGCCACGGCCGATGAAGTCTTGTTAACCAGCACATCGCCGTGCATCGTGCCGTGCAATCAATGGAACGGCAAGCCAATCAGCGTAGGCAAGCCTGGGCCGATTTTTAAGCGGTTGATTGCCGCCTGGGAAGAGATGGTAGGGATGGACATTCGCAAACAGGCCGAGCGGTTCGCGTAGGTGTAACGCGACTAATCTCGGCGAAGATCGACGTCCAGCGGCATCTTCTTGTTCGCGTACCAGGTCTTCCAGCCGGCTTCGTTGAAATGATAGTCGACTTCCTCTTCGAGAACCTGTTTCAAAGCGACGCGTACGCCTTGATTTTGAAGATCTTGCTCGACGATCCTGGCCTTCTCTTGACCGAAAGACATCCCCCCGCCGCCGGTGCTATCGAACGCGGCATTTGTCCGGCCAGGCTGCGACCCTCGGGTCACTTGAAACTTGTGCGTCGTCACCAATGCATCCATCAAGGGAAGGATGCTGGCCGGATGCTTCAAACGCCCCAGGACAA
It contains:
- a CDS encoding FeoB-associated Cys-rich membrane protein, encoding MWQNLIVLVVVASAAGYIGWTVIRGIQGAAGSCGGGCGSGCGSKSQPDNLIQLTSATSPDDEASTSPEEPSAVSSSRSQ
- a CDS encoding aminotransferase class IV, whose translation is MAPPIAYWEGTWIPRNELTIPLNDAGFQLGTTIAEQCRTFNGKVFRLDQHLDRLWKSLEILDVQSPESRESLTDVIHQIIEHNYPLLPAGSDLGVTIFITPGSMDQAYRSHKTGRLGVHTQMVAFDTFASLYEVGQPLVVPKTRQTPVDCWPRELKVRSRVHYYLADLEAKREDPAARAVLLDHEGYVMEATTANIAKYHPDTGLELPPADLVLPGISIATLEKLADELAIPVTHRQLTPEDFATADEVLLTSTSPCIVPCNQWNGKPISVGKPGPIFKRLIAAWEEMVGMDIRKQAERFA